The following proteins come from a genomic window of Mucinivorans hirudinis:
- a CDS encoding N-acetylgalactosamine-6-sulfatase, translating to MKTPNLLLLAGALTLTAQAQQKRPNIILFLVDDMGWQDTSHPFYEDTTNFNRIYHTPNMERLAKMGVTFTNAYASAVSSPTRTSLMTGMYPSSHRVTNWTLRRDQSPDNISGLNSIELPSWNVNGLQPIGAGINNSVEATTLPSLLQQNGYFTIHCGKAHWGSKGTPGANPLTLGFDVNIAGFEAGGPASYLASENFGFDENGMPKNDFAIPGLEQYWGQNIFLTQALTIEATKALDRAVRENRPFYLYMSHYAIHVPLNKDDRYYQKYKDAGLDDSQARYAGLIEGMDKSLGDLMDYIEQKGVADNTIILFMSDNGGLSNHGRSGTPETHNKPLANGKGSPYEGGVRVPMIAYQPGVTRAGGRDATPINIVDFFPTILELGGVKDYKTTQKVDGISFSTILNGRGDKRFAKRAQVWHFPNRWIPFGDPRGKGYGTYSSILKEGWKLIYYYDFDYAELYNINEDIGEQRDLASDKKYAKKREALAQELTAKLKADNAQFPRSKNGTPCKYPNGEVIKN from the coding sequence ATGAAAACACCCAACCTTTTACTACTCGCCGGAGCACTAACGCTCACGGCTCAAGCGCAGCAAAAGAGACCTAACATCATACTATTCCTCGTGGACGATATGGGGTGGCAAGATACCTCTCATCCATTCTATGAAGATACCACCAATTTCAACCGTATCTACCACACCCCCAATATGGAGCGGTTGGCAAAAATGGGTGTAACTTTCACCAACGCCTATGCCTCGGCGGTGAGTTCGCCCACGCGTACCTCGCTGATGACGGGTATGTACCCTTCCTCTCACCGCGTTACCAACTGGACGCTGCGTCGCGACCAAAGCCCCGACAATATCTCGGGACTCAACTCCATAGAGCTGCCTTCGTGGAACGTAAACGGACTCCAACCCATCGGCGCGGGCATCAACAACTCTGTGGAAGCCACCACCTTGCCCTCGCTATTGCAACAAAACGGATACTTCACAATCCATTGTGGTAAAGCACACTGGGGCTCAAAGGGAACTCCGGGGGCAAACCCGCTAACGCTTGGCTTCGATGTCAATATTGCAGGTTTTGAAGCAGGAGGTCCCGCCTCTTACCTTGCCTCAGAAAATTTCGGCTTCGACGAAAACGGAATGCCCAAAAACGACTTCGCCATACCCGGGCTGGAACAATATTGGGGACAAAACATATTTCTCACCCAAGCACTCACCATAGAGGCAACCAAAGCTCTGGACAGGGCAGTTAGAGAGAACAGACCCTTCTATTTATATATGAGCCACTACGCCATTCACGTGCCCCTGAACAAGGATGACCGCTATTACCAAAAGTACAAGGATGCCGGTTTGGACGACTCTCAGGCACGATATGCAGGGTTGATAGAGGGTATGGATAAGAGCTTGGGCGATTTGATGGATTATATTGAACAAAAGGGAGTTGCTGATAATACCATTATCCTTTTTATGTCCGACAACGGCGGACTGAGCAACCACGGGCGCAGCGGCACCCCCGAAACGCACAACAAACCGCTGGCAAACGGCAAAGGTTCGCCCTATGAGGGTGGTGTGCGTGTGCCGATGATTGCCTACCAGCCGGGTGTTACAAGGGCAGGTGGGCGCGATGCGACTCCAATTAATATTGTCGATTTCTTCCCCACTATTCTCGAACTTGGCGGAGTGAAAGATTATAAAACCACCCAAAAGGTGGACGGGATAAGTTTTTCGACGATATTGAACGGGCGAGGCGATAAACGATTCGCAAAACGTGCCCAAGTGTGGCACTTTCCCAACCGTTGGATTCCATTTGGAGACCCACGCGGCAAGGGCTACGGAACATATAGCTCAATTCTGAAAGAGGGATGGAAATTGATTTACTACTACGATTTCGATTACGCGGAACTATATAACATCAACGAGGATATTGGCGAGCAGAGGGATTTGGCATCCGACAAAAAATATGCAAAAAAGAGAGAGGCACTAGCCCAAGAGCTTACCGCAAAGCTCAAGGCAGACAATGCTCAATTCCCGCGTTCAAAGAACGGCACGCCCTGCAAATATCCTAATGGAGAGGTGATTAAGAATTGA
- a CDS encoding Phenylacetate-coenzyme A ligase: MIWNKTKECMSREQMRALQGERLRKTVHKVYHNTPFYRERMQQMGVTPDDIKSIDDIVKLPFTTKQDLRDNYPYGLFAVPMSEIIRLHASSGTTGIPTVVGYTRKDISVWQEAIARCLTAFGADKHDIFSVAYGYGLFTGGLGLHYGVENLGGTVIPMSSGNTAKQIQLMHDFAPTAIACTPSYALYLAEAIAASEYNLDEFKLRIGIFGAEPWSESMRREIEAKLGINAYNIYGLSEIMGPGVSYECSAKNGSHIVEDHFFAEIVDPVTFEQLPCGEEGELVFTTITKEGIPLLRYRTKDLCSLTDEPCSCGRTNVRMSRIMGRSDDMLIIRGVNVFPSQFECVILEMEEFEPHYLIVVDRVNNLDTVQLQVEMRPEYYTDQINRIVEIRRKLTHKLQSLLGLGVDVRIVEPQTIPRSEGKAKRVVDNRKY, translated from the coding sequence ATGATTTGGAATAAAACAAAGGAGTGTATGAGCCGCGAGCAGATGCGAGCCTTGCAGGGCGAACGCCTGCGTAAGACGGTTCATAAGGTATATCATAATACACCTTTCTATCGTGAACGGATGCAACAGATGGGTGTCACGCCCGACGATATTAAGAGCATTGACGACATTGTAAAACTGCCCTTTACAACCAAACAAGACCTCAGAGATAACTATCCCTATGGGCTTTTTGCCGTGCCTATGAGCGAGATTATCCGTCTGCACGCCTCATCTGGGACAACGGGCATTCCCACGGTTGTGGGCTATACGCGCAAGGATATAAGTGTTTGGCAGGAGGCTATTGCCCGCTGCCTAACGGCTTTTGGAGCAGATAAGCACGATATTTTTTCGGTGGCTTACGGTTACGGGTTGTTTACGGGAGGTTTGGGGCTGCACTATGGTGTGGAGAATCTTGGCGGTACGGTTATTCCGATGAGTAGCGGCAACACAGCAAAGCAGATTCAGTTGATGCACGACTTCGCCCCAACGGCTATTGCCTGCACCCCTTCATATGCACTATATCTGGCGGAGGCTATCGCGGCTTCGGAGTACAATTTGGACGAATTTAAGCTCCGAATCGGCATCTTCGGCGCTGAGCCGTGGAGCGAAAGTATGCGCCGCGAGATAGAGGCGAAGCTCGGCATAAACGCCTATAATATATATGGTTTGTCGGAGATTATGGGTCCCGGAGTCTCCTATGAGTGCTCGGCTAAGAATGGCTCGCACATTGTCGAAGACCATTTTTTTGCAGAGATAGTAGACCCCGTAACCTTTGAGCAGCTTCCCTGTGGAGAGGAGGGTGAACTTGTATTCACTACCATCACCAAGGAGGGTATTCCGCTGTTGCGCTACCGCACCAAAGACCTTTGCTCTCTCACGGATGAGCCGTGCAGTTGCGGTCGTACCAATGTTCGGATGTCGCGCATTATGGGTCGTTCGGACGATATGTTGATTATCCGCGGAGTGAATGTCTTCCCCTCGCAGTTCGAGTGTGTGATACTGGAGATGGAGGAGTTCGAGCCTCACTACCTCATTGTTGTGGATAGGGTCAATAACTTAGATACCGTTCAGTTGCAGGTCGAGATGCGCCCCGAGTATTATACCGACCAGATTAACCGCATTGTGGAGATTCGCCGCAAACTCACCCACAAACTTCAAAGCCTTTTGGGATTGGGCGTGGATGTTCGTATTGTCGAGCCTCAGACCATCCCCCGCAGCGAGGGCAAGGCTAAGAGGGTTGTGGATAATCGGAAGTACTAG
- a CDS encoding Phosphoribosylformylglycinamidine cyclo-ligase: MKDRYAGRGVSSGKEDVHKAIKNVDKGLFPRAFCKVVPDVFTGSADHCLVMHADGAGTKSSLAYLYWRETGSLDVWRGIAQDAIVMNTDDLLCIGAVDNIILSSTIGRNKRLVPGEVISALINGTEEFLQTMRDFGVNIHSTGGETADVGDIVRTLIVDSTVTARLRRSEVITCDEIGEGQVIVGLCSYGQAHYESRYNGGMGSNGLTSARHDVFCKEIAAKYPESFDDGTPEELVYSGKYRLTDKIEGVGGLTVGELVLSPTRTYAPVITRILKECPRAIKGMIHCTGGGQTKILHFSKAGVRIVKDNMFEIPPLFRIIEQESGTSYEEMYRVFNMGHRMEIYTTAQEAAQIVEISRSLGVDAQIIGYVEGCSAEASELVIKQGGAEYFYKR; encoded by the coding sequence ATGAAAGACCGTTATGCAGGCAGGGGCGTTAGCTCCGGCAAAGAAGATGTACACAAAGCTATTAAAAACGTGGACAAGGGACTCTTTCCGCGAGCATTTTGTAAGGTTGTGCCCGATGTTTTCACAGGGTCGGCAGACCACTGCCTTGTGATGCACGCCGACGGAGCAGGTACAAAATCATCCCTCGCCTACCTCTATTGGCGCGAAACTGGCTCGTTGGATGTGTGGCGCGGCATTGCTCAGGATGCTATTGTGATGAATACGGATGACCTTCTTTGCATTGGAGCTGTGGATAACATCATCCTCAGCTCCACCATTGGGCGCAATAAACGACTTGTCCCCGGCGAGGTTATTTCGGCGCTTATCAACGGCACGGAGGAGTTTTTGCAGACTATGCGCGACTTTGGCGTTAATATACACTCCACCGGTGGCGAGACTGCCGATGTGGGTGATATTGTGCGCACGCTTATTGTCGATTCCACCGTCACGGCACGTCTTCGGCGCAGCGAGGTGATTACCTGTGATGAAATTGGTGAGGGGCAGGTGATTGTGGGGCTGTGCAGTTATGGGCAGGCTCACTACGAGAGCCGTTACAATGGGGGGATGGGGAGTAATGGTTTGACCTCGGCACGCCACGATGTATTTTGCAAGGAGATTGCCGCGAAATATCCCGAAAGTTTTGATGACGGCACCCCCGAGGAGCTTGTCTACTCGGGTAAATATCGCCTTACGGACAAAATCGAGGGTGTGGGCGGCTTGACCGTCGGCGAACTTGTACTTTCACCCACCCGTACCTATGCACCCGTTATTACGCGGATATTGAAGGAGTGCCCAAGGGCTATCAAAGGTATGATTCACTGCACGGGCGGGGGGCAGACCAAAATTTTACACTTCTCCAAAGCGGGTGTGCGAATCGTTAAGGATAATATGTTTGAGATTCCGCCTCTGTTTAGAATTATTGAGCAGGAGTCGGGAACATCATACGAGGAGATGTATCGTGTCTTCAATATGGGACACCGAATGGAGATTTATACCACGGCTCAGGAGGCAGCCCAGATTGTGGAGATTAGCCGTTCGTTGGGGGTTGATGCTCAGATTATCGGCTATGTGGAGGGGTGCTCGGCAGAGGCTTCGGAACTGGTTATTAAACAGGGAGGTGCGGAGTACTTTTATAAGAGATAA